The Chthoniobacterales bacterium region GGTCCGCGAGGAATGGAAAATCACCGCCAGCGAGATCGTCGAAAGCGGACCCGAAAGAGCGAGTCTCTGGACGCGCTGGGAGGGCGCGCATTCGTGGGCGGAACTGACCTTTTTCGTCGCGCGCGACACTCCCGGCGTGAAGGTCCACGGACGTTTGCTTTGGAACGAACGCAGCGCCCGTCTGCAACTCATTCTGCCTTCGACCGGCCCGGCAAAATGTGACGTGCCAGGCAGCGTGGCCGTTCGCCAGCAACGTGGGCAGGTGCCGGTGGGACGCTGGTTTCAGCGGCAAAACAGCGACGGAGGTGTCGTCGGAATCGCCAGCGACGTATTGAGCGACGCGGATTTTTTAGAAAATGAAACGCGCCTGACGCTGGCCCGCGCCTCGCGTTACGCGGACGATCAAAAAACCGGACCGACCGAACGCCGGACCGCACCGGCGGTTGATTGCGGCGAACTGAAATTTCGCCTCAACCTATATGCGGATGGAGTCACCGGGGACCAGGCCGCGCATCAGCTGTTGAATCCGCTAGCGGTGCTCGCCGTCACTCCCGGACCGGGCGATCTGCCGAGGCAGGGTTCTTTCGGTTCATTGCAGCCCGCTGGCGTGCGACTGCTCTCCGTCCAGAAGGTGGACGGTCACTTGCACATCCGGGTGCAAAATCGCAACGCCAGATCGGCTGAAACGACTTTCCAACTCGGCGGCGTGACCCATTCGCTCGGGCTACTCGGACCGCAACAGATCGTCACTCGATCCATCTAAAACCCTTCCCTCCCGAACATGCATCTCGTTGACTGGCTCCTCGTCGCGCTGCCGCTTGTATTCGTGATGGGCATCGCCATTTATACCCAGCGACAAATGAAAAGCGTCGCGGATTTCATGTCTGGCGGACGCATGGCCGGTCCTTATCTACTCGCGGTGGCCTCGGGTGAATTGCAGGCCGGAGCGGTAGTCTTCGTGGCCGGGTTTGAACAAATTGCCCAGGCGGGATTTACCACTTTGTGGTGGAGTTGGATGAGTATCCCGGCTGGATTGATTACCACGATTTTCGGTTTTGTTTATTACCGGTTTCGCGAAACGCGGGCGATGACGCTCTCCCAATTTTTTGAACTGCGTTACAGTAAATCGTTTCGCATTTTCACCGGCTGCCTCGGGTTTTTTGCCGGCATCGTGAACTTTGGCATCATCCCCGCCGTGGGTGCCCGTTGCATGATCTATTTTTTCGGCCTGCCGGCCAAACTGACAGTCCTTTCCTTCACGTTTCCGACTTACATCCTTCTCATGGCGGTGCTGCTCTCGATCGCGCTCTTTATGGCGCTGGCGGGCGGCTTGCTCACCGTCATGATCACCGATTGTGTGGAGGGAATGGTCTCCCAAATCTTCTATTTGATCATCATCGTCGCGTTGCTGACCATGTTTAGCTGGAACCAGATCAGCGAAGTCCTGCTGGATCGTTTGCCGACGCAATCGATGGTCAATCCCTTCGATTCGAAGGGGAACAAGGATTTCAACGGCTGGATAATTCTCATCGGCATGCTGGTGAACATTTACAGCACCGGCGCCTGGCAGAATTCGAGCGGGTACAGATCGGCGGCGATCACCCCGCACGCCGCAGTGATGGGCGGCATCCTCGGCCGCTGGCGGGAAAGCGGAAAATGGGCGGTCATGATCCTCCTTGCCGTCTGTGCGATTACTTTTCTGAAACACCCGGATTTCGCCGCCCAAGCCGCGGCAGTACATGCCGAAGTTTCGCAAATCGACAGCCCTCAGATCCAAAAGCAGATGGAGGTTCCGGTCTCTCTCTCTCATCTGCTGCCCATCGGGATCAAGGGAATCCTTTGCGCCGTTTTGCTGATGGGTATTTTTGGCGGCGACGCCACGCATTTACATTCTTGGGGCGGCATTTTTGTGCAGGACGTGTTAGTGCCCTTGCGGAAAAAACCCTTCGGCCCGGAGCAACATATTCGAGTTCTGCGCTGGTCCATCGTTGGCGTGGCGGTGTTTGCTTTTCTCTTCGGGGCGCTCTTTCAGCAGACGGAATACATTTCCATGTGGTGGTCGGTCACCATGGCCATCTACGTCGGAGGCGCCGGAGCGGCGATCATCGGCGGACTTTATTGGAAAAAAGGGACCACCACCGGCGCGTGGACGGCCCTGATCGCCGGTTCGTCGCTGTCGGTCACCGGCATCCTCCTGCGGCAGATTTACGGCAACGCTTTTCCGCTCAACGGCGTTGAGATTTCCTTCTACGTCACCCTGCTGGCCATCGCGCTCTACGTCGGAATCTCCCTCCTGACGAACCGCGAGGATTACAACATGGACCGGATGCTGCATCGCGGTAAATACGCCGCCGTGATCGAAAAGGTCGGTGACGAAATGGAGGCCATCGTTCCAGCGGAAAAAAAGTTCACATGGGGACGGATCATTGGCTTCGACGAGAATTTTTCGCGCAGCGACAAATGGATCACCGGCAGCGTCTTTGCCTGGGGCATGGTCTGGTTTTCCCTGTCAATCATCGGCACCATTTGGAACCTGATCGCTCCGTGGCCGGTCTCGTTCTGGACGCAATTCTGGAGGGTGTCCGGTATCGGCATTCCCATCGTGATCTCCGTCGTCACGGGCATTTGGTTTACCTGGGGCGGTGTGCGCGACATCAAAAGCCTCTTCCAACGGCTGAAAGCCCAGCGCATCAATCACCTCGACGACGGCACCGTGGTCAACAACATGAATCTCGATGAGACCACCGCGATTCGCGAAATTCCGCAGTCGAAGAAGTGAGTTCCATTTCCACGCTGCCAACCTGACGCGGCAATAAATCTCCCGCGACTTTACCACAGTGTTTGGCGCGAAACTAAACGAGCGAAAGTCGACCACATTCATTCGCCGTCTGGACGGATTACTTCCGTGGCTGCCCCTCTTAGTCGTGTTTAGATCGCGAGGATCATTGTACGGGAACTGGGATCACGCGTACACCGTCGGCGACGACATATCCGTTGGTTCCATTGGTGCGAAACTTCACTTCGGCGTTGGCGGGAGCGAGGGTGTAGGTGCCGAGAAGGTTCCAGCTGTTGCTATTAGTCTGCTGATTGACGGTCACTGTGGACACTGAGCCATTCGAGGTAACGATATCGACCGGCACGTTAGTCGCGCGATTGATTTCGGCCGGCCAACGGGCGTAAACCAGATAGCTGTCAGTCGCGGGCAGGGCAGGCTTGAAGGAGAAGCTCTTGGTGCCTTTGCCGGTGTTGCCGTCGTGAACGTAGTTGGTGCCCAGATAGCCTGGAGTACCGGTGGAGGGCGACCAGGTGCCGACGATGGTCACGGCGGCATCGGTGTTGTCCACGGTGGTCCCGACGGCTGGTAGCAGGCTCACAGCATCGGCAATCACATAGCCATTGGTGCCGGTGGTGCGAATTGTAATTTCGGCAGTGGCGGCGGAAAAGTTATAGTAGCCGAGGAGATTCCAAGTAGAGCCGTTGAGTTGCTGATTAACGGTGACAGTCGAGGTGCCGGAGGTGGTGACGATGTCGATGGGAACATTGGTCGCGCGATTGGGAGTGGCCACCCAGCGGGCGAAGACGAGGCAATCGCCGTCCGCCGGTAGCGTCGGCAGGAAGGCGAAGGACTTGGTGCCTTTATCGATGTTATTATCGTGGTGATAATTCGTGCCGTAGTAACCAGGCGAGGCGGTGGAGGCGAACCAACTACCAGTGAGGAAGACATCGGCGGTTTGGGCGTTGTCCACCGTTATCGCTTCGGGATCGAGTACGGACTTGATGGCGTTAAAATATACCGTGGCGAGATGTTCTTCACCGACAAGATTGGGATGAATGCCGTCGTAGCGGGCGTTGGCCGGCAGGTTGGAGTTAATATCTGCCAGCACGACCCGCGAGGCGGGCGTGTTTTTCGAAGTGACTACGCCGGAGATCGCGGTGTTGAAGCTGGCGCAGGCCGTCTCGTGATTGATGAATACCATGATGTTGGACAGGATGATTGTGATGTTAGCATTCGATGCCCGGAGCTTGTCGATGACGCTATTTAGCTGCGAGGTATAAGTGGCAGTGGAGATATTGTTCGCGTCGTTTGTGCCGATATTCAGGACAACTAGATCCGGTTTGTCGGTGGCGGACAAGCCGGCCAGCCAGGTATTAATGTTCTGGTCTAAATAGAGAGTGGTCTTTCCCCAGTGACCTTCGTGATCGCGATCAAAAGTCGTCGAGTAGTTCGGATAATTCGCCGCGCTTGGCGTTGGGGTAGTCGGGCTGGTGACGTTGAGGGAACCGACCATGTTCACCGCGTAGCCAGCATTCTTAAGTTTGAAATAAAGGGCGTAGCGGTAGGACGCATAATAAGTGCTGCCGATACTGCTTTTCCCACCTTGCGTGATGGAGTCGCCCAGCGGCATGATATTGATAGCCGCCTGCGCGGGGTCGGCGCAAAGAATGGCGAAGATGAAGCCGAATAAAGCCACGATCGATCGGATAAATGCAGGTTGAAACGCGGTGAGACGTGGCAATGATTGTTGATCTAGGTTCATAGTCTTGGGGGGTAGGTTCATGGTTTTTGGGGGCTTTGGAGTTAGGTTTGTATGATTGTTGATTGAGTCGTTGCCTGTTCATCGGCTTATTTTCAGGCGTAGAAACCGTCGCGTTGCTTGGGTGGGGGGTAATGAATCACGCACTTCCACGTTTTTGAGAGTGCCTGCGCCCGGCGTTTCGCTTGTGAGCGTGTCGGTCACCAGCGGCGTAAGCGCTGCGCCATTCGTGCCGGAAGCGATGTCGATCCAAGAATTGGGCATGTCCAGCGTGCTTGTTGCCTGCACCGTATAGATCAGATCGTAGAGGTTCGTGTCGCGTTGAAAGCTCAAAGTCAGCCGCCCCGCATTTGTGCTGACGCGTGGCAATACCGAGGCATCGGGATTGAGTGGGTCACCGCCAAGGCCATATTCGAAAATATTCATCACACCGTCGCCATCTGGATCAGTGAGGTCACTGCTGATCGAGGGATCGTTCATTTCCGTTAGGCTGAAGAATTGTGCTCGCCACGACCCAAAGGGGCTGGAATACATCACAGCGGGAATCGGGATCACGCGCACACCGTCTGCGATGACGTAACCGTTGGTGCCCGCGGTGCGGAACTTCACTTCGGCGTTGGCGGGGGCAAGCGTGTAGGTGCCGAGGAGATTCCAAGTATTACTGTTTGTCTGCTGATTGACGGTCACCGTCTTTACCGCCCCGCTGGAAGTGACGATATCCACCGGCACGTTGGTCGCGCGATTGATTTCAGCAGGCCAGCGGGCGTAAACCCGATAGTTGCCGATCGCGGACAAGACGGGCTTGAAGGAGAAGCTCTTGGTGCCTTTGCCAGTGTTGCCGTCGTGAACGTAGTTGCTGCCAAGATAGCCGGGAGTTCCGGTGGAAGACGACCATGTGCCGACGATTGTCACGGGCGCATCGGTGTTGTCCACGGCAAAGCCGGAAACATGGACGAGGCTGACCGCGTCAGCGACCACATAGCCATTGGTGCCGGTAGTGCGAATCGTAACGGAAGCGGTGGAGGCGGAAAACGTATAGCAGCCGAGAAGATTCCAAGCAGAGCCGTTGAGTTGCTGGTTGACCGTGACGGTAGAGGTCCCGGAGGCGGTAACGATGTCGATCGGCACGTTAGTTGCGCGATTAGGCGCAGCTACCCAGTGTGCATAGACGTAGTAATCACCATCCGACGGAAGTGTCGGAGTGAATGTGGCACCCTTTGTCCCCTTGCCGGTATTATTGTCGTGGATATAGCTGTTTAGGTAGGCGTCAGGGTTGGTGCTCGAGTTCCAAGCTCCCGTGAATGTGACGCCGCTCGCGTCTGCGTTGTCCTTGATCAGCGTCAGGTCGGAAGCGGTTACCAGCTCCGTGGAATTCCACGAGGAGCCGGTGTCGTTCTTAGCCGTAATGAGATAATAATAAATCGTGCCAGCGACGACGGTCGAGTCGGTGTAGCTGCATGTCACCGGGCTGGCCAAGGTCGTGTAAGGGCCGCCGCTTCGGGTGGCGCGTTTTACCTCAAACCGGGTCGTGCCCACGGGGAAGTTCCAGGTCAGTGAGACCAGCCCGGGAGTGGGCGTGGCACTCAGGGCGAAATTAACAGGGCCCAAGACCGGCGGCTCCATTCGGAAGGGCAGGACGGGCAGCGGTTGGCTCTCGGCATTAAAGAGATTGCCGGTGAATAGATTGCTCATTGCATAGCGCACATAGAGCGGGGCAGGCACCGATGTGCTGGCCACTCGGATCGAGGACGACGACTCCAGCACCGTTGTAGTGGCTGGGTAATACACTCCATCGCTACCGGCGACTTCGAGCCCGGTGGGAGCGGCGTTGCCGGTGGTAGTCAGGGCGGCGGAGCCCTTCATATCGAAGGAGACGCGAAGCACTCCGGGCGAAGCCAACTCGACGCCGAGCGGCGCGGGGCCTTCGGAGACCAGACCTGTTGCGCCGTCGAACTTCGCCCGGACAAGCGTGGCAAGACGCCGACCCAGCTCGACCTTCGTGCGCGGGTGCAATTCCCGATCGGCGTCGCCGAGATCCGTCAGACTGGAACCCAAGTCGATGGAGCCGAGGACGGCGGTGGAGGGCTCTTGCAGAGTAGTAGTCTGGGCATCGCGCAGCCACGGCCAGTAGATCGGTTCGCCAGTATGAGCGAAGCCGGGCAATTGCACAGTAACCCACGGGCGGGCGGTACCACCCCAGAGTGTGCGCCAGCTCTGGATAAGGAGTCGCTGGGTGATCGGATAAGTGAGCACACCGGCCGCGTTGGCGTTGCTCTCGCCTTGATACCAAAGGAAGCCGCGGAGAGCGAAACGACGCAGCGGATAGATCATGCCGTTGTAGCAGACAGCGGGCTGACGCTGGCGTGTGCCCTGCACGTCGGGAGCGTTGGCGGGATCAGCCGCGATGACGGCAGCGCGCGCGGCGAGGTCGGGGCGCGAGGCCTGCGTTTCGGCGCTTAACCACGATTCGATCAGAGTCGAGCCCCAGGCGGCCTTGATGATGCCGATCGGCACGCCCGGGTTGGCGGCGCGATAGCTTCGCGCGAAGAAAAACCCAGATGCTGTGAATCCATCTACGGCGGGGACGGCGGTGCTTTGCCACTGGTTGCCCGTTTCGTCTGCGCGGTCGCCGAGCGTCTCCTGTGGCGCGGCGTTGTAGAGATGCTCGACGGAAAAATGCCGGATGAGGTCGTCGGTGGCGGGGTTAAGAGCAGTGAAGGCCGTGTTCGCGTTATTTTCCTTCACTGTCAGATCCATGTTGGACTGGCCACTGCACAGCCAGACATCGCCTACGAGCACGTTGTCATGGGTAATCGTTTGCGTGCCGCTCGCGATGGAGAGCACAAAGGGACCTCCAAAGGTGTTGACCGCCGGCAAGGTGACGATCCATTGGCCGGTGCCGTTGACTTGCCCGGTGCCGGAGGTGAGCGTGGTCGCTCCATTGCGGAGAGCCACTGTCACGGTCGCTCCCGGGGCACCGGTGCCCCAGACATTAATCGGCTGCGAGCGCTGCAAAACCATGTTTGGGCCGAAAATTTTGTCGACCGTAAACGAAAACGCCGGACCGAGCAGGGACTGGATGGCGGCGAAATATACGGTCGCGAGATGCTCCTCGCCCACCAGATTAGGATGGATGCCGTCGTAGCGCGCGTTGGTCGGCAGGTTGGTGTTGATGTCCGCCAACACGATGGGCGATGCGGCTGTGCTGAGTGAAGGTGCGAGTTGCGCGAGCGCCGCGTTGAAATCGATGCACGCTGTCTCGTGGTTGAGGAACACCATGATGTTCGAAAGGACGATTTTCACGGACGGGTTGGCGGCCCGTAGTTTGGCGATGACGCTGGTCAGCTGCGAGATAAAGGTGGAAGTAGGGATGTTGTTGGCGTCGTTGGTGCCGATGTTCAGAACGACTAAATCCGGTTTGTCGGCGGCGGGCAGGCCAGCCAGCCAGGTGGTGATGTTTGAATTCGGGTTCGAATTCAAATAGGCGGTGGTTTTGCCGAAATGTCCCTCGTGGTCGCGGTCGAAACTGGTGGCGTAGAGCGGATAATTCGTCGCGCTTGGCGTCGGGGTGGTCGGGCTGGTGACGTTGAGGGAACCGACCATGTTCACGGCGTAGCCGGCGCTCTGGAGTTTGAAATAAAGCGCGTAGCGGTAGGACGCGTAATAGACACTGCCGATGCCGCTTTTTCCACCTTGGGTAATTGAGTCGCCCAACGGCATAATATTGATAGCTGCCTGCGCTGGCGCTGGGACGAGAACGGCTAAAAGGAGGCCAAACAGAGCCGCTAGAGATCGAATGAACGCGGGCGTCAGGGGGCGCAACATAAAAGGGGTTTAATGGAAAGAATGTCCTTTGGCGGAAACTAGGCCTTTTTTCTCCTAAAGTAGAAAGATGCGGCAATGCCCGAACAAAAAATGCCCATGATCACAGTGGATGGCTCGGGAACCACAGCCACATAAATATCTCCCGCTTGGGCTCCAAAACTTACCCCATCGCCCACAAAGAGGGTGCCGGTCAATCCAGCGCCGAGGTTCGTCACAGTGAGTCCGCTAGTAATTTCTCGCCCGGATGCTCCACCCAAGACCAGACCCTGCCAAGTGTCTGCAGCTTCGGTAGAAGTCGCTAACCCATCGAAGAGCCGATAGACACCCGCAGCACCGGTGCCTAGGAAGTTAATCGCATTACCGTTGAAGGCCACATCATCAACCGCAGAGTTGCTAATCACCAAAAGATCGCTGGCTCCGGGTATCAGGAACGTTCCGGCCGCACCGAGGGCGAACAGAAAGTCTGAGCCGGAAGCCATTGAGAGAATGTTAGCAGCCGTGCTCCCTCCACTATCTAGCGTCAGAGTGCCGATGCCAGCCCCCGGAGTGCCTGCGACAACTCCCGGAGCGAGGTGACCGCCGCTGGATACTGAGACAAATTGCTGGGTAGATCCGAGAACAGTCGGCCGAATTTGACCGGTGCCGCCGAGCGTCGCTCCGACCGTAATACTCCCGGTGCCTGTCGCTGAATTGGTACCACTTACCGCAGTGTTAGCCTCCAACGTGCCTGCGTTGATGAAGGTTCCGCCGGAGTAGGTATTGACGCCGCTTAATTTAACCACGCCGTTACCGACTTTCTTAATGAACTGATTGGTGTTCCCCGCTGAGCTGGAGATCACGTTGGTGAACGACACAGTGCCTCCAGAGGCGGAGGTGAGATTTAGACCGTTGTTCGCAGCCCCAATATTCGCGAGGTTAACGGTGCCGGAGTAAATCGAGGTCCCGGTCGTTTGTGAGCCTCCCACGGTGTATGAGCTGTTTGCACCAGCGTTGAAAGCGATGTTGGCAGGGGTCGAGAAGGCTCCGGTGGTGAACAGGCTTGCCTGAGTACTCACAGCACTACTACCCAAAGTTATATTCTGGCCACCCAAGGCTCCATTGTTGGCAATCTCAAGCGTTCCACCCCTCCAAACTGTAGTCGCTGAAAATGCATTGCTCCCCTCGAGTCTCAAAGTGCCGGTGTAAGGCGTAGTTGATGATTCAAGTTTGACGACAGCGAACCCGGACCCTGAGGCAATGCTGCCCGTGACAGTCATGCTACCGGTGCCCTGAATGGAAAGCACATCCGTAGTGGCACCAGTTCCGTTGGTCGTGTTTACACTACTGACGACAACAGGGGTGCTATTGGTAAGCGTCAACAAAGGACCCGTGGCATTAAGACTAATGCCTCCATTTAAATTCAAAACAGTCGTGCCGTTGTTAATGGTGCGCGCACTACTTGAAGAAAAAACAATTCGGGGAGCGATGTTGGTTGTCCCGCCGCCCGTCGTGATGATCGAAGTATCAATGGTAAAGACGGAAGAGGTCGCTGTGGTTATATTATAGTCGGCTTGGCTGTTGTCGATGTTAAGCGTCGCGATCTGAATATTGACATCTAGATTGGGATTCACGGCGGTGGCGACCGCCGCGAGGGTCGCATTGTCACCACCTGCGGATCCTGGATAGGGGGAAGCGCTCCAATTAGCATTGGTGTTCCAGTCAGAACCGGTGTTTAGCCAAGTGCCGGTAGCTGCCTGGGCCAGCGGAGAAAATGCGGTGATGAAAAGCCCGAGGCTGAGGGCGACGCATTTGGCGAGGGACGAGGTGGAATATTTGTTTTTCATAGGGAGGGAAGACAAAGCGGATAAGTATTGAGGCTTGGGTTCAGATGAAACTGAGCCAGTTTCCATCGACGCTGCGGCAGAAGTTGATCTAGGGAACGAATGTGTAACGACCATAGCAACCGCTTGGTTGGCAACCAAGAGATGGAGGTATCCCTATTTCGACATTGTATGATCTGTTTTTAAACATCCAGGAAGCTCAACGGAGTGAAGTAAACCTAAAATCCAAGAAGGACTTTCGACTTTGGAGAACTTGTTAACATTCCTGGGACGAAGAGGATAAACACAGTCTGCGCGGATTAGAGCGCGCGCATTGTGTCGTCAGAATCCAACCGTAGCTTACGGTGCCAAAAGACTTCCCTTCATCACTGCTAAAGCGACAGTTATAACAACCGCTACAATTCCATAGTTCCAGTTGGTTAGTAGCCGTCTAAAGAAAAGCGCCTCCCCACGCGAATGGAGAAGCGTTTTCGATTTAGCCTTTATGTTTTAGAGGCTGCGACGGCGGGCGCGCTGCACGCCGATTAAAATCCCGAATCCGCCGATTATCATCGCATAGGTGGATGGCTCGGGGACCGCAACGACATTGAGATAAATATCTCCAGCTTGAGTTCCAAAACTTCCCCCATCGCCCACAAAGAGGGTGCCGGTCAATCCCGCAGCGAGATTCGTCACAGTAAGTCCGCTAGTGATTTGACGAGTGGATACTCCACCCAGAGTCAAACCCGCCCAAGTATCTGAAGCTTCAGTAGAAGTCGCTAGCCCATCGAAGAGCCGATAGACACCCACCGCTCCAGTGCCTAGGAAATCAATCGCGTTCCCATTGAAAGCCACATCGCTAGCCGCAGAGTTGCTAATCACTAGAAGATCGTTGGTTCCATCTACTGCAAACGTTCCGGCAACACCGAGGGCAAACTGAAAGTCTGAGCCGGAAGCCATTGAGAGAATGTTAGTAGCCGTGCTCCCTCCACTATCTAGCGTCAGAGTGCCGATGCCAGCCCCCGGAGTGCCCGCGACAACTCCAGGAGCGAGATGACCGCCGTTCGATACCGAGACAAATTGCTGATTCACGCCTAGAACACCTGGCCGAATCTGGCCAGTGCCGCCGAGCGTCCCCCCAATGAAAACCGTTACATTCCCCGTGCCTGTCGACGAGTTAGTGCCGCCTACTACAGTATTAGCCTCCAACGTGCCTGCATTGATGAGGGTCCCGCCGCCGTAGGTATTTACGCCGCTTAACTTGACCACGCCGTTACCAATTTTCGTGATGAAGTGAGCGGAATTTGCCAGGCTGGATATCACGTTGGTGAACGATACTGTGCCTCCAGTGGCGGCGGTGACATTTAGACCGTTGTTCACAGCTTGAAGAGCCGTGAGGTTAACGGTGCCGGAGTAAGTCGATGTCCCGCTTGTCTGCGAACCTCCAAGAGTAAATGAAGTGTTTGCACCGCTGAAAGTGATGTTGGCAGGGGTCGAGAAGGCTCCAGTTGTGAGCAGGCTTGCCTGAGTACTTACAGCGCTACTACCCACAGTTATATTTTGGCCACCCAAGGCTCCATTGTTGGCAACCTCGATCGTTCCACCCCTCCACAATGTAGTCGTCGAAAATGTATTGCTCCCCTCGAGTCTCAGAGTGCCGGTGTAACCCGCAATTGGTACAGCAAGACTGATGGTATTGAACCCAGCCCCTGGGGCAATGCTGCCCGTGACCGTCATGCTGCCGGTGCCCTGAATGGAAAGGACATCGTCCGCTCCGGGGCCGTTGCCCGTGGTTATACTACTCACGACAATAGGCGTGCTATTGGTGAGCGTCACCACAGGCCCTTGGCCAATAAGACTAATGCCACCATTCAAGTTTAGAGTAGTCGTACCGTTGTTAATTGTACGTGCACCAGATCCAAAAAGGATTTGGGGAGCGATGTTGGTCGTCCCGCCGCCAGTCGTGACGATCGAAGTGGCAATGGTAAAGACGGAGGAGGTCGCCGTGGTAATATCATAATCGGCCTGGGTGTTATCGATGTTAAGTGTATTGATCAAAATACTAACATCGAGATTGGGATTCACGGCGGTGGCGGCCGAAGGGAGCGTAGCAGTCTCACCACCAGCGGTTCCAGGATAGCTGGCACCACTCCAATTCGCATTGGTGTTCCAGTCAGAACCTATATTGAGCCAATTGCCGGTAGCTGCCTGCGCCAGCGGAGAAAATGCTGTGATGGAAAGCCCGAGGCTGATGGCGACGCATTTGGCAAGGTCCAAGGTGGAATTATTTTTCATAAGGGGGAAACGGGGGGAAGTGGTTAATGTGTACGATCAATAGCGACCTTTTGTTTGAAAACAAGGTATGGAGGTTTCCTATCTTCGACATTGTATGATCTCTTTTTCTACATTCTCGAAACTCAAGGGCGGCAAATCACTAGATCCGATGGGCAATTGGGCCTAAAAGAACTGCAAAGGAGTGCGCACCTAATGGACGCCAAATTTCCAAAAATTCTCCAAAGCCGCACGCAATCCAGTTTGCGGATTATGTCGACATCAGATAACCAAA contains the following coding sequences:
- a CDS encoding sodium:proline symporter, translating into MHLVDWLLVALPLVFVMGIAIYTQRQMKSVADFMSGGRMAGPYLLAVASGELQAGAVVFVAGFEQIAQAGFTTLWWSWMSIPAGLITTIFGFVYYRFRETRAMTLSQFFELRYSKSFRIFTGCLGFFAGIVNFGIIPAVGARCMIYFFGLPAKLTVLSFTFPTYILLMAVLLSIALFMALAGGLLTVMITDCVEGMVSQIFYLIIIVALLTMFSWNQISEVLLDRLPTQSMVNPFDSKGNKDFNGWIILIGMLVNIYSTGAWQNSSGYRSAAITPHAAVMGGILGRWRESGKWAVMILLAVCAITFLKHPDFAAQAAAVHAEVSQIDSPQIQKQMEVPVSLSHLLPIGIKGILCAVLLMGIFGGDATHLHSWGGIFVQDVLVPLRKKPFGPEQHIRVLRWSIVGVAVFAFLFGALFQQTEYISMWWSVTMAIYVGGAGAAIIGGLYWKKGTTTGAWTALIAGSSLSVTGILLRQIYGNAFPLNGVEISFYVTLLAIALYVGISLLTNREDYNMDRMLHRGKYAAVIEKVGDEMEAIVPAEKKFTWGRIIGFDENFSRSDKWITGSVFAWGMVWFSLSIIGTIWNLIAPWPVSFWTQFWRVSGIGIPIVISVVTGIWFTWGGVRDIKSLFQRLKAQRINHLDDGTVVNNMNLDETTAIREIPQSKK
- a CDS encoding SGNH/GDSL hydrolase family protein; amino-acid sequence: MNLDQQSLPRLTAFQPAFIRSIVALFGFIFAILCADPAQAAINIMPLGDSITQGGKSSIGSTYYASYRYALYFKLKNAGYAVNMVGSLNVTSPTTPTPSAANYPNYSTTFDRDHEGHWGKTTLYLDQNINTWLAGLSATDKPDLVVLNIGTNDANNISTATYTSQLNSVIDKLRASNANITIILSNIMVFINHETACASFNTAISGVVTSKNTPASRVVLADINSNLPANARYDGIHPNLVGEEHLATVYFNAIKSVLDPEAITVDNAQTADVFLTGSWFASTASPGYYGTNYHHDNNIDKGTKSFAFLPTLPADGDCLVFARWVATPNRATNVPIDIVTTSGTSTVTVNQQLNGSTWNLLGYYNFSAATAEITIRTTGTNGYVIADAVSLLPAVGTTVDNTDAAVTIVGTWSPSTGTPGYLGTNYVHDGNTGKGTKSFSFKPALPATDSYLVYARWPAEINRATNVPVDIVTSNGSVSTVTVNQQTNSNSWNLLGTYTLAPANAEVKFRTNGTNGYVVADGVRVIPVPVQ
- a CDS encoding sialate O-acetylesterase gives rise to the protein MLRPLTPAFIRSLAALFGLLLAVLVPAPAQAAINIMPLGDSITQGGKSGIGSVYYASYRYALYFKLQSAGYAVNMVGSLNVTSPTTPTPSATNYPLYATSFDRDHEGHFGKTTAYLNSNPNSNITTWLAGLPAADKPDLVVLNIGTNDANNIPTSTFISQLTSVIAKLRAANPSVKIVLSNIMVFLNHETACIDFNAALAQLAPSLSTAASPIVLADINTNLPTNARYDGIHPNLVGEEHLATVYFAAIQSLLGPAFSFTVDKIFGPNMVLQRSQPINVWGTGAPGATVTVALRNGATTLTSGTGQVNGTGQWIVTLPAVNTFGGPFVLSIASGTQTITHDNVLVGDVWLCSGQSNMDLTVKENNANTAFTALNPATDDLIRHFSVEHLYNAAPQETLGDRADETGNQWQSTAVPAVDGFTASGFFFARSYRAANPGVPIGIIKAAWGSTLIESWLSAETQASRPDLAARAAVIAADPANAPDVQGTRQRQPAVCYNGMIYPLRRFALRGFLWYQGESNANAAGVLTYPITQRLLIQSWRTLWGGTARPWVTVQLPGFAHTGEPIYWPWLRDAQTTTLQEPSTAVLGSIDLGSSLTDLGDADRELHPRTKVELGRRLATLVRAKFDGATGLVSEGPAPLGVELASPGVLRVSFDMKGSAALTTTGNAAPTGLEVAGSDGVYYPATTTVLESSSSIRVASTSVPAPLYVRYAMSNLFTGNLFNAESQPLPVLPFRMEPPVLGPVNFALSATPTPGLVSLTWNFPVGTTRFEVKRATRSGGPYTTLASPVTCSYTDSTVVAGTIYYYLITAKNDTGSSWNSTELVTASDLTLIKDNADASGVTFTGAWNSSTNPDAYLNSYIHDNNTGKGTKGATFTPTLPSDGDYYVYAHWVAAPNRATNVPIDIVTASGTSTVTVNQQLNGSAWNLLGCYTFSASTASVTIRTTGTNGYVVADAVSLVHVSGFAVDNTDAPVTIVGTWSSSTGTPGYLGSNYVHDGNTGKGTKSFSFKPVLSAIGNYRVYARWPAEINRATNVPVDIVTSSGAVKTVTVNQQTNSNTWNLLGTYTLAPANAEVKFRTAGTNGYVIADGVRVIPIPAVMYSSPFGSWRAQFFSLTEMNDPSISSDLTDPDGDGVMNIFEYGLGGDPLNPDASVLPRVSTNAGRLTLSFQRDTNLYDLIYTVQATSTLDMPNSWIDIASGTNGAALTPLVTDTLTSETPGAGTLKNVEVRDSLPPTQATRRFLRLKISR
- a CDS encoding autotransporter-associated beta strand repeat-containing protein, which produces MKNKYSTSSLAKCVALSLGLFITAFSPLAQAATGTWLNTGSDWNTNANWSASPYPGSAGGDNATLAAVATAVNPNLDVNIQIATLNIDNSQADYNITTATSSVFTIDTSIITTGGGTTNIAPRIVFSSSSARTINNGTTVLNLNGGISLNATGPLLTLTNSTPVVVSSVNTTNGTGATTDVLSIQGTGSMTVTGSIASGSGFAVVKLESSTTPYTGTLRLEGSNAFSATTVWRGGTLEIANNGALGGQNITLGSSAVSTQASLFTTGAFSTPANIAFNAGANSSYTVGGSQTTGTSIYSGTVNLANIGAANNGLNLTSASGGTVSFTNVISSSAGNTNQFIKKVGNGVVKLSGVNTYSGGTFINAGTLEANTAVSGTNSATGTGSITVGATLGGTGQIRPTVLGSTQQFVSVSSGGHLAPGVVAGTPGAGIGTLTLDSGGSTAANILSMASGSDFLFALGAAGTFLIPGASDLLVISNSAVDDVAFNGNAINFLGTGAAGVYRLFDGLATSTEAADTWQGLVLGGASGREITSGLTVTNLGAGLTGTLFVGDGVSFGAQAGDIYVAVVPEPSTVIMGIFCSGIAASFYFRRKKA